A window of Desulfuromonas soudanensis genomic DNA:
CCCAGGCCCCCCGGATGACGTTGCGGACCTGTTTCCCCTGGTACATGGCCCGGTCCGCCAGGTCGATGATCGATTTTTTATCACCGGCATTGGACGGGAAGGTGGCATAGCCGATGGTGGCGGTGAGGCGGCAACTGAGGTCGCCGCCGGCCCGGAAACAATGCTCCTCGATGGTCTTGCGCATCCGCTCGGCCACCTGCTTTGCACCTTCGTAGTCGGTTTCCACCAGCATGGCGGTGAATTCATCGCCGCCGTAGCGGAAGAGGACGTCGACGTCGCGGACGCTCTGGCGGAGAAGGACGGCGACTTCCTTGAGGGTTGCGCTCCCCGCCAGATGGCCGTGGGTGTCGTTGATATCCTTGAAGTGGTCGAGGTCGATGAAGACCAGGGAAAAACAGAGGCTGTAGCGCTCCGAGCGACGGATCTCCTGGTCGAGCATCATCTGCATGTAGCGGTAGTTGTAGAGCTCGGTCAGGTCGTCGGTGTACATCATCTGCCGCGCGCCCTGGTACCGGCAGGAATTGTCGAAACCGAGGGCCGTCTGTTCGGAAAGAAAAAGGAGGTTCTCCTGGGGGAGGGGGGAAACCATCGCACCCAGGGCCGGATTAAGGACGACGACGCTCCCTTTTTGGGATTTCTGCCCGTGCAGGGGGAAGAGGAAGATGGATTGCACATTCCCCGGCCCGTTGGGGTCGAGGGGGAGTTCGGCCGCCTCGACTCGCCGCATTCCCACGGTGCTTTCCAGTAGGGGGAGGATGGCGCGGGCCAGAGCCATCGCTTCTGTTTCGTTGAGTCCCTCAAGGCCGTAGAGACCATTGATGGTCCCTCCTTCGGAGAGAAAGGCAAATCCCCGCCCCTCCCCCACTTCCTGGACGAGAGCCTTGACCGCTTCCGCCAGCAGAAGGTCGAGCTCGAGGAGGGAGGCGAGATTCTGCCCTTTGCGGAAAAGGCTGATCTGGCTCTTCAGAAGGATGTTTTCGTCGAGGAGGCGGCGCTGTTCGAGGCAGGTGCGGATGAGGTGACGCAGCTCTTCGGGATTGAAGGGCTTGATGAGGTAGTCCCGGGCGCCGTTTTTCAAGGCCTGAATGGCGGTCTCGAGGGTGGCGTGGCCGGTGACAAGGATGACTTCCGGAGGGTTGTTCATGCTGCGGGCCTTGCGCAGCACGTCCATGCCGCTGAGACCCGGCATGACCATGTCGGTCAGGACGATGTCGATCCCCCCCTGACGCAGTCGCTCAAGTGCCTCGTCGCCGGAAGCTGCCGCTTCGACCTCATAACCTTCTTCGCTGAGCAGCTCCGTATAGAGCCGGCGGAAGAACAGTTCGTCGTCAACAACCAGTATGGCTGATTTTTTCATCCACCGATTCTCCCGTTCAGGACTTCAGAAGCTAGCAACATAGGATGTTTCTGTCAACGGAAAAGCCCTGAGAGCCACTGTTTTGTCCGCCAGTCCTCATCCCGGGGGACGAAGCGCAGGGTTCCGTCGAGATCGGTGCGGAAGAGATGAAGACCACGGTCATGAAGAGAAGAGAGGACTTCGGGGTGGGGAAAGCCGTAGGGATTGCCGGCTCCGAGAGAAGCGAAAACCTGCTTCGGCCGGAAACGGTCGAGAAGGAGTTCCGGCTTCGACCTGCGGCTGCCGTGGTGGGGGAGTTTGAGGAGGGACACCGGTCTTTCGGGCATGGCGCCGACAAGTTCCCGCACCCCTTCTTCTTCGAGATCGCCCGTCAGCAGGGCCCCCGCACCGTCCTGCCGCACATAGACGACCAGGGAGCCGTCGTTTCCTCCGTCGCGGCCCCTTCGGGGAGCAAAGAACGCCAGCTCATGGCGACGATTCTCCGTCACCGGAAACCAGCCGGAGGGGAGGACGACCACCGGGATCCTCCGCTCCGCCAGGGTATTCCGTAACGACTCGTGCAGCTGGTGCACTGGGGTGGAAGACCAGAAGGTGCCGACCTTGAAATGTTCGAGGATGTAAAGGAGACCCTGGCGGTGGTCCGGGTGGTCGTGGGTAAGAACGACCCCGGTCAGGGAACGAATCCCGAGGCGCCCCAGGGCCGGGGCGATGAGTCTTTCTCCGACATCGAAGGTCTCGCTGTAGAGTCCTCCGCCGTCGATGAGATAGGCCTCGCCGCTGGCGCAGGTCACCAGGAGGGACTCCCCCTGGCCGACGCTCAGCGCGGTGATGCCGAGATGGCCCGGAAGGGGAGAGGGGAGGATCAGGGCGCACCACCCTGCGGCGGCCAGGGTGGCGCGGAGCAGGAATTGCCTAAGGCTTGTTCCCTGAAGCAGCACCGCCAGGAGGATGACGAAGAGACCGGTTATCTCCGTCGGGTTCGGATAGAGGCGCCAGCCTCCGAGAAGGGGGAGGGCGACGACATGGCGAAGAAGGTTGAGGACGCCCTCGATGACCCAGGCGCAGAGATGAAAAAGGGCCTCGGCTCCCGAGGGCCACCAGGGAACGAGAAGAATGCCGCCCAGGCCGAGGGGGACGGCGCCGAAACCGATCAGCGGGATCGCCGCCAGATTGGTCAGAAGCCCTGCGGGGGCCAGCAGGTGAAAGTGGAGAAGAACAAGGGGCGCCGTGGTGAGGGTGGCGGCCAGGGTGGAGAGGAAGACGCCGGCCATCCAGCGCGGTCCCTTGGGGAGGGTACTCAACGGTCTGCTCCAGCGAGGCACGAGAACGAGAATCCCCAGAACCCCGGCAAAGGAGAGCTGAAATGCCGGCTCGAAGAGAGCCAGCGGTTCGAAGAGGAGCAGGAGAAAGGCAGCGGAAACGAGGAGTTTCAAGGGCGGGGTATTGCGGCGCCAGAGAAGGAGCGCGGCAAGGGCCAGGGCGATGAGAAAGGCGCGGCGGGTCGGCAGGGCGTTGCCGGTGAGGAGCAAATAGCCATAGAGGAGAGGGATGAGGAGTGCCGGCAGGAAACGCCCCGGAGGCGCCAGGAGGAGGAGGGTCGTCGAACGGCAATAGGCGAAGCGGAGGGCGCTGTAAAGGAAGAAGGCGATCAGTCCCAGGTGCAGCCCCGAGATGGCGAAGAGGTGGGAGACGCCCCCTTCGGCCAGGAGTTGCCGCTGATCGACCGCCACTCCCCCCTTGTCGCCGATGACCAGGGCCTTGACCAGAGGGGCCAGCGCCGCATCGGCGACGCCGGCGTCGATGGTCCGGCCGATCCTCCCCCGCAGCCGGGATGCCGCAGTTTGCGGACCGTTTAGGGTGGCGCGGCCGAGGGGGACGATCTCCGCGGCATTTTCCAGGGAGGCGGTCACGAAGATCTTCCGGTTCGCCAGGAATCGGGGGTAGTCGAACTCACCGGGGGTGCCGAAGAGCCGGGGCCTTCTCAGACGGGTGCGAAAACGGATCCGGTCTCCGGCGGCCACCTCCGGCGTCCCTTCCCGCAGATAAAGGCGGAGCCGGCCGTGGACGGCGGCGGCGACGCCGTCGTTGGCGACGGTCCGGGTTTCGATGTCGAGGACGGCGCCGGTTCCGGGGCGGAAGGAACTCTCCAGGACCGTCCCCTCGACGATCAGAGGGGTATTGCCGGCAAAGGCGCCGATATGACTGTTGTCCCGGGGGAAATCGAGGTGCTGGTGGTACTGGGCCCAGCCGCAGAGAAAGAAGAGGCCCCAGAGAAGGAACCGGGACCAACTGTGTCGTCGAAGGCCCAGCCACCCTCCGGCAAGGGTCAGGGCGGCGGGGACCAGGAACGGCCAGGGTCCGAGAAAGGGGGCGGCCCCCAATCCCGCAGCATAACTGAACAGATAGGACGCAAGGGCCATGGAAAAGGGGTCAGGGGAGGGGGGCGAGAGTGGCCAGGAGTGCCAGCAGGGTGTCGATCTCGGCGAGGGAGGGGGGGGCATCGTCTGCCGCCAGGCCGATCAGTATCCGGTAGTCGGAACCGGCAGAGCGTCTCCCCTTAAGGATCAGGGCATCGAAGCCGGCCCGGGGCGGAAGGGTGATTTCCAGGGCATTGGCGGCCGACAGAAAGTAGGTTCCGGCAGGGAGGGTCTGCAGGTAGGGGGGGAAGGATAGGGTGCTGCGGTAGCGGTCATTGACGAGGGCCTCGGTGGGCACCTCGGCCAGGCCCCGCAGCCAGAGGTCGAAGACTCCGGCTCCCGGGGGGACGAAATCGAGCCGCACCTGAGCTGGAGCGGCCCCGGCCCGCAGCCAGGCGCCGCCGCTCGGTTCGCCGAGAAAACGGGTGGAGACGACGGCGGCCCCTCCCGTGCCGGAGGCGGTTTCGGCTTCGATCAGGGTCGACTCCCCCGAAGGCGGGAGGAGCGGCTCGAGAGCGAGTGCCCGGGCCGCAGAGACCGCCATGGCCTCCCTGCTCAGGACGTTGTCGGGGCGCCAGCCGGAAAGAGGCTCGATCGGCACCAGGCCGGGGGCGTCCAGCTGCAGGTAGTCGATGGCGCCGTCGGGAGGGAGGTCGACGATGACTTCCTGGGGTCCGGCGGCCAGTTCCACCGTGGCAACGGCAACTTCTTCCAGGCGCTGCGGACCGTCGACGCTGAAGGTCTGGCCGGCGATGTGGAGGCGGAAGCCGGGGACGCGCAGGGATGCGCTCAGTCGGTAAAGGCCGCTGCGGGGAAGGAGGAATTTCAGGTGCGCCCTGGTGGGCGTCGCAATACCGCTGACCCACCCGGTGCCGCTGAAATTGCCGAAGGTACGGAAATCCTTTACGGAAACCATGTCGTCGGGCTGCTTGGTCAGTTCAGCCTCAAAGCGGAAGCGGCGAGCGCCGCCGAGAATCTCCAGATAATCGTCGTCTTCGGGTTCGTCGGGGAGCCCGAAGGAGAGCCCCAGGGTCTCGACGAGATTGATCATCCAGTCCCGTTCGGTCGGGACGGGGGGCGAAGCGGAGGCACCGATTGAGGGGGAAGCCATCCCCAGCAGGAGAATGGCCAGCAGCGCAAGTTGAGTTCTCAACGGCCGATTTCCTTTCGTTGTGACGATTGGAAAAGGAGGTTATCACAGCAGGCAACCTTTGGAAAGTGTGGATGCGGGCGTTTCAATGATCCGGCGGCAATCGAGATGCGAACGGTTGTTGGAATACCAATTGCAAAACTTATCGACTGAACGTTTTCAAAGTGCTCGGGATGGTCGATGCGGGGACGGACCGATTCCCCTTGCGGTCCTTGGCCCCGGCGAATCGGGTCGCGGACCTAATTGAGTTGACCTAGACGCGGGTCGTTATTTTGACAGGATCAGGCGTTCGGACGTGTCGTCATTTTGACAAATGAGGAAGTAAAAAGCAGCCGATGTCGCCGCGGGTCTTTTGTCTCGGGCAATTTGCACATTTTTCCAGCTCGGCCGCTGAACAAAGGAGTAAGGCGAAATCATGAATCCCAAAATACTGCTGGCCGGTTCGCTCTTCACCCTTCGCAGCCACATCCATTATCTCTTCGAGGACGCAGGCTACGGAGTCCTCCGGGCCGGGGACGGCCTGGACGCCCTCGCCCAACTGGTCGAGGGCCCGGAGGTTGGACTCCTCGTGGTCACCGAGGAGCTCTCCAAACTGAGCGGTCTGGAGTTGGCCTACGAAGTTCGCAGAAGTCCCAGGCTGTGTCATCTTCCCGTCGTCGTCGTAGCCGAAGCGGAGAAAATGGAAGGAATGGCGGACCTGATCTCCCCCCCGGTGGCGCTGGTCGCCCTTCACGCGACGGCAGAACAGCTCGTCGCCGCGGCAGGAGAGCTCCTGACGCGGGTTTCCTGCGCCGGCCGGGGTCTCGGCTGACAATCAGGTTAGTATTTTCTACTTATGGCGCAGATCCTGCATTGCGAAGAATCGTTGCGATCGGTACTGGTTGAGAAAACTGGCCATTTGAATCCGTTTTGGCGGAAATAGAGGTTAAATATGGAGAAAATGACTGGAGCCAAGTTTCGGAAATTGACCTTTGAGGGGGATATTACCCTGCGGGAGGTCAGCGCTATGGCCGATGAATTCAGGGCGGCCCTCAAGGAGGACGAGCACCTGACGATTAACCTGGAGGGGGCTACGGACATCGACCTCTCGGTCCTGCAACTGCTGTGTTCGGTCCATCGCTCCCTGGCGGAAAAGGGGAAACAACTCGACATTGACGGAACGATCCCCGGGACAATTTCCCGCAAGGTTGTGGAGGCGGGATTTCACCGCCACCTGGGGTGTTCCTTCGTGAACGGCCATCAATGCATCTGGACCGATGCCTTGACAACCTGAAGATTGTCTTGGGAGTGACTGGCCCTTGGCCTTAAGCAGAGACCCGAGCGCACCTGGCGATAATTAAATAGAAGAAGAGGGAACGATGAACAAAACAAAAAAAATCATGGCCGTAGACGATTCGCCGAGCATTCGGCAGATGCTCAGCTTCACCCTCAAACAGGCCGGATACGAGGTGGTCGAAGCGGTGGACGGCAAAGATGCCCTGGCCAAGTTTGCCGCCGAAAATATCCAGATGCTGATTACCGATCTCAACATGCCCAATATGGACGGGATCACCCTGATTCGCGAAATCCGCAAAAATTCAGCAAACCGCTTCATGCCGATCATCATGCTGACCACCGAGTCTCAAGAGACCAAGAGGCAGGAGGGGAAGGCGGCCGGCGCCTCGGCATGGATCGTCAAGCCCTTCAAGCCCGAGCAGCTCCTCGGCGTGGTGCGCATGGTGCTGGCATGATCGACACCTTCAGGGAAACCTTCCGGGAAGAGGCCCTCGAAATTCTCGCCGAGCTGGAGAACTCCCTGCTGCAACTCGACGAGCAGCCGGAAGACGCCGAGGTGATCGACCGGGTGTTCCGCGCCCTCCATACCATCAAGGGGGCCGGCGCCATGGCCGGATTTGACGACGTCGCCGACTTTACCCACGACATTGAATCGGTCTACGACCTGGTGCGCAGCGGGCAGATTCCGGCGACCTCGGATCTGATCAGTCTGACCCTCGCCGCGCGCGACCAGATCAAGACGATGGTGATCTCCTCCTTCGGCGGTGAAGCGGCCGAGCCTGTGGAAACCGCGCGCATCATGGAGGCCTTTCGCGCCCTTCTCCCCAGGGTTGCGGCGCCGACCCTGGAGAAGGCGGCTCTTCCTCCTTCGGCCGGGGCCAGGGGGCCCGAGGTCACCTACCGCATCCGTTTCCGCCCTTCCCGCGAACTTTTCCACCGCGGCATCAATCCCCTGGGCCTCCTGAGGGAACTCGACCGGCGCGGTCACTGCCGTATCGTCGCCCAGACGGACGTCATCCCGCCTCTGGAGGAACTCGATCCCGAACTCTGCTACACCTACTGGGACGTGATTCTGACCACCACCGAGGACATCGAGGACATCCGCGATGTCTTCATTTTCGTCGAGAGCGAAAGCGAGCTGACCATCGACGTCATCGATGACGGAGGACTCCTCGACCAGGACGGGGATTACAAGAGGCTCGGCGAAATCCTCGTCGAAAGGGGGGACCTCCCCGCCGAGGATCTTCAGCGGATTCTCGACGAAAAGGAGCGCCTCGGCGACATCCTCCTGGAGCGTAGACTGGTCGACGGCTTCAAGATCGAATCGGCTCTCATCGAGCAGGAGGAGATCAAAGGGTTGCGCCTCGGCCGACAGAACCTCGAATCGGTGGCCAGCGTCCGGGTGCGCTCGGAAAAACTCGACAATCTGGTCAACCTCATCGGCGAACTGGTGACGGTCCAGGCCCGCCTCACCCAGACGGCCGCCGGGAGCCGGAATGCGGAACTGGAGGCCATCGCCGAGGAGGTCGAGCGGCTGACCTGGGACCTGCGGGATCAGGTCCTCAACATCCGCATGCTCCCCATCGGCAGCACCTTCAGCAAATTCAAACGCCTGGTCCGCGATCTCTCTTCCGAACTCGGCAAGAACGTATCGCTGGTGACCGAAGGGGCCGAAACCGAACTCGACAAGACGGTGATCGAGCGTCTCCACGATCCGCTGGTCCATCTGATTCGCAACTGCGTCGACCATGGCATCGAAAAGCCCCAGGAGCGCGCCGCCAAAGGAAAGGCCTCCCAGGGGAAGGTCTATCTCTCCGCGTCCCATTCCGGCGCCACGGTGATTCTCGAGGTCAGAGACAACGGCGCCGGCCTCAACCGGGGGGCAATCCGCGCCAGGGCGGTGAAGCGCGGCCTGCTCCCCCCCGAAGGGGAGATCTCCGATCGCGAACTCTTCAAACTCATCTTCCTCCCCGGCTTCTCCACCGCAGAAAAGATTTCCACCGTTTCCGGGCGCGGGGTCGGCCTCGATGTGGTGCGACGGGTCATCGAGGAGATGCGCGGCACCGTCGAGGTCTCCAGTCCCGATGGCGAGGGGACGGTCTTTACCATCAAGCTCCCCCTGACCCTGGCCATCATCGACGGACTGCTGGTGAAAATCGGTGCCGAATCCTACGTTTTTCCGCTCTCCGCCGTGGAGGAATGCATCGAACTCAAAGGGGAGGACGCCGCCCGCAGCCACGGTCGCAACCTCGTCAATCTCCGCGGCGAGATCATCCCCTATATCCGGCTGCGGGATCAGTTTTCCGTCCACGGGGTTCCCCCGGAGATCGAACAGATCGTTGTGGTGCAGCTGGCCAGCCAGCGGGTCGGCTTCGTCGTCGATCAGGTCGTCGGCGAGCACCAGACGGTGATCAAGTCCCTCGGCCGCATGTATCAGGGGGTCTCCGGTCTTTCGGGAGCGACCATCCTCGGCAACGGCAGTGTCGCCCTGATCCTCGATCTGCGCCAGCTCCTGCAGATGCAGGAGGAGGCCGAGGACCTCTTTTCCGAGGGTCTTCAGCAGAGTCTGCGACAGATGACCAGAAGTTAAACAACGGGTTTCAATTCAAACAGGGACCCTGTCTTTGGAAGGTCTCTAAAAAGAGAGGGAGGGGCGTGTGAACATCTTTGCCAAATTGACCGGGGCCTTCGCCATCGTCGCCGTTATCTGCGCAATGGTCGGCACCGTCGGCTGGTACGGAATCGACAGGACCGAGGAGAGTCTGGCCACGGTCAGCGACGTCAAGCTTCCGGGGATTCAGGGTCTCGGGCTGATCATGGAGTCGATGAACGCCATCAAGTCCGCCGAGCGCACCCTCCTCATTTCCGGGCTGACCTTGGAAGATCGTCGTCATGAAATGGACAACCTTACGACGCGCCGGGCCGAGTTGCAGGAAGGTTTCGACATGTACGCACCCCTGCCGAAGGATCCAAGGGAAGAGGTCCTGTGGAACAAGATCGTTCCTGCTCTGGAGACCTGGACGGGGGAGCACGATAAACTGATCGGCTTTTCCTCCCATATCACCCTGGACGATGTGGAGCAGCTTCAGGCGGCCCTGTTTACCCGCAAAATGGACCATTTCCAATGGGCTTGGGGCCTGGAGTCGACCATCGCCGACAACGAGCAATTCACCGGGCAGCTCAATCCCGAACTCTGCCGGCTCGGCGAATGGCTCAAGGGTTACACCACCGAGGATGCCAAGTTCAAGGGGATCCTGGAGAAATTCAGGGAACCCCACGAGCGGCTGCACAAGTTCGGCCATACCATCAACGGTCTGATCGCCGCAGGGAACCAGGAGCGGGCCCATAGCGTCTATAATTCAGAGGTTATACCCGTTCTCGCCGAAGTCAGCGGCATCTTTGATGACGCGATGGGTTATGTCAATAACGACCTGGAGAGCCTTCATCAGGCCTCGGCCATCGGCTTCGGCAGCGGCCGCAGCTCCTTTAACGCCCTGATGGCGCTCCTTGACGAGTTGACCCCCCTGAACCGGCAGCTCGCCGCGGAGGAACGGGCTACGGCGGCACAACAAGCCGGTCAGAGCAAGGGACTGGCGGTGGCCGCCGTTCTGCTCGGCGCACTCATCGCCATGGTCTTCGGTTTCCTCATCTCCCGGGGGATCGCCAGGCCGATGAACCTCGGCCTGCAACTGGCCGAAGAGATCGCCAAGGGCGACTTCCGCATGCGTCTCAACCTC
This region includes:
- a CDS encoding GGDEF domain-containing response regulator, which translates into the protein MKKSAILVVDDELFFRRLYTELLSEEGYEVEAAASGDEALERLRQGGIDIVLTDMVMPGLSGMDVLRKARSMNNPPEVILVTGHATLETAIQALKNGARDYLIKPFNPEELRHLIRTCLEQRRLLDENILLKSQISLFRKGQNLASLLELDLLLAEAVKALVQEVGEGRGFAFLSEGGTINGLYGLEGLNETEAMALARAILPLLESTVGMRRVEAAELPLDPNGPGNVQSIFLFPLHGQKSQKGSVVVLNPALGAMVSPLPQENLLFLSEQTALGFDNSCRYQGARQMMYTDDLTELYNYRYMQMMLDQEIRRSERYSLCFSLVFIDLDHFKDINDTHGHLAGSATLKEVAVLLRQSVRDVDVLFRYGGDEFTAMLVETDYEGAKQVAERMRKTIEEHCFRAGGDLSCRLTATIGYATFPSNAGDKKSIIDLADRAMYQGKQVRNVIRGAWETGEK
- a CDS encoding DNA internalization-related competence protein ComEC/Rec2, which encodes MALASYLFSYAAGLGAAPFLGPWPFLVPAALTLAGGWLGLRRHSWSRFLLWGLFFLCGWAQYHQHLDFPRDNSHIGAFAGNTPLIVEGTVLESSFRPGTGAVLDIETRTVANDGVAAAVHGRLRLYLREGTPEVAAGDRIRFRTRLRRPRLFGTPGEFDYPRFLANRKIFVTASLENAAEIVPLGRATLNGPQTAASRLRGRIGRTIDAGVADAALAPLVKALVIGDKGGVAVDQRQLLAEGGVSHLFAISGLHLGLIAFFLYSALRFAYCRSTTLLLLAPPGRFLPALLIPLLYGYLLLTGNALPTRRAFLIALALAALLLWRRNTPPLKLLVSAAFLLLLFEPLALFEPAFQLSFAGVLGILVLVPRWSRPLSTLPKGPRWMAGVFLSTLAATLTTAPLVLLHFHLLAPAGLLTNLAAIPLIGFGAVPLGLGGILLVPWWPSGAEALFHLCAWVIEGVLNLLRHVVALPLLGGWRLYPNPTEITGLFVILLAVLLQGTSLRQFLLRATLAAAGWCALILPSPLPGHLGITALSVGQGESLLVTCASGEAYLIDGGGLYSETFDVGERLIAPALGRLGIRSLTGVVLTHDHPDHRQGLLYILEHFKVGTFWSSTPVHQLHESLRNTLAERRIPVVVLPSGWFPVTENRRHELAFFAPRRGRDGGNDGSLVVYVRQDGAGALLTGDLEEEGVRELVGAMPERPVSLLKLPHHGSRRSKPELLLDRFRPKQVFASLGAGNPYGFPHPEVLSSLHDRGLHLFRTDLDGTLRFVPRDEDWRTKQWLSGLFR
- a CDS encoding response regulator codes for the protein MNPKILLAGSLFTLRSHIHYLFEDAGYGVLRAGDGLDALAQLVEGPEVGLLVVTEELSKLSGLELAYEVRRSPRLCHLPVVVVAEAEKMEGMADLISPPVALVALHATAEQLVAAAGELLTRVSCAGRGLG
- a CDS encoding STAS domain-containing protein, whose product is MEKMTGAKFRKLTFEGDITLREVSAMADEFRAALKEDEHLTINLEGATDIDLSVLQLLCSVHRSLAEKGKQLDIDGTIPGTISRKVVEAGFHRHLGCSFVNGHQCIWTDALTT
- a CDS encoding response regulator; this encodes MNKTKKIMAVDDSPSIRQMLSFTLKQAGYEVVEAVDGKDALAKFAAENIQMLITDLNMPNMDGITLIREIRKNSANRFMPIIMLTTESQETKRQEGKAAGASAWIVKPFKPEQLLGVVRMVLA
- a CDS encoding chemotaxis protein CheA, with amino-acid sequence MIDTFRETFREEALEILAELENSLLQLDEQPEDAEVIDRVFRALHTIKGAGAMAGFDDVADFTHDIESVYDLVRSGQIPATSDLISLTLAARDQIKTMVISSFGGEAAEPVETARIMEAFRALLPRVAAPTLEKAALPPSAGARGPEVTYRIRFRPSRELFHRGINPLGLLRELDRRGHCRIVAQTDVIPPLEELDPELCYTYWDVILTTTEDIEDIRDVFIFVESESELTIDVIDDGGLLDQDGDYKRLGEILVERGDLPAEDLQRILDEKERLGDILLERRLVDGFKIESALIEQEEIKGLRLGRQNLESVASVRVRSEKLDNLVNLIGELVTVQARLTQTAAGSRNAELEAIAEEVERLTWDLRDQVLNIRMLPIGSTFSKFKRLVRDLSSELGKNVSLVTEGAETELDKTVIERLHDPLVHLIRNCVDHGIEKPQERAAKGKASQGKVYLSASHSGATVILEVRDNGAGLNRGAIRARAVKRGLLPPEGEISDRELFKLIFLPGFSTAEKISTVSGRGVGLDVVRRVIEEMRGTVEVSSPDGEGTVFTIKLPLTLAIIDGLLVKIGAESYVFPLSAVEECIELKGEDAARSHGRNLVNLRGEIIPYIRLRDQFSVHGVPPEIEQIVVVQLASQRVGFVVDQVVGEHQTVIKSLGRMYQGVSGLSGATILGNGSVALILDLRQLLQMQEEAEDLFSEGLQQSLRQMTRS